A genomic segment from Bradyrhizobium sp. ISRA430 encodes:
- a CDS encoding EAL domain-containing protein: protein MGAAKKQGARINTKMFEDVSVLRRKWQTALKPGETLPGYEDVMLGSLGRLADQMVLLKCENDAFTVSRTGRYAQQWLGDERRDIPIAALPPDCATVLSEAASHAIANSQPYLAAVHCVRDGMVRTYDVLALPTFSRWGGTLVGAYVNERGAQYNLLDAIFATTDDGVISLSTIRDAIGQPSDFQIVHHNQGAARLLKVAPQSLQWRRLSEGDHLLCSEGLVARLREAVAKNERDQFEIDSDDRSLRFAATVFGDILSLTISDVTPLKRREASFRLLFDSNPMPMWVFDPETMSFLNVNDAAVRHYGYSREQFLKMSVRDLWPEDEWASHTEVLQETSETCQSEQHWRHVKADGSEICVLTFGRRLTFDGRDAYLVAVVDITERRKAEARIAHMAHHDGLTNLANRELYQERLRDALEASPAPGRRVAVLCIDLDLFKNVNDSFGHPMGDRLLKQVADRLRSQVRGNNLAARLGGDEFAVIFPQASPNEISDFATGLISVLSAPYKIDGNEVVIGASVGIALSPGDGASSEDLMRNADMALYKAKQDGRGIHRFFEREMDHQAQKRREMELELRRAFANSEFELHYQPLIDIASDKISGFEALLRWRHPEKGMISPAEFIPVAEDLGLITSIGEWVLREACNEAAKWPREIKLAVNLSPVQFRSRNLVQVVVSVLANSGLSPKRLELEITETVFLEESDANLAILHQLRDLGVSISMDDFGTGYSSLSYLRSFPFDKIKIDRSFVKDLAQRSDCVAIVRAISGLGRSLNITTIAEGVETTDQLDWLRAEGCNEVQGFLFSGAKPAAEIEQLLLRFGARASRAA from the coding sequence ATGGGTGCTGCCAAGAAGCAAGGCGCGAGAATAAACACGAAGATGTTCGAGGATGTGTCGGTGCTGCGGCGCAAGTGGCAGACTGCGCTCAAGCCCGGTGAAACCCTTCCCGGCTATGAAGACGTGATGCTAGGCAGCCTCGGGCGGCTCGCCGATCAAATGGTGCTGCTCAAGTGCGAGAACGATGCGTTCACTGTTTCGCGAACTGGCCGCTATGCGCAGCAGTGGCTCGGCGACGAGCGCCGGGACATTCCGATAGCCGCGCTGCCGCCGGATTGCGCCACCGTCCTGAGCGAGGCCGCGTCGCATGCGATCGCAAACAGCCAGCCCTATCTTGCGGCCGTCCACTGTGTGCGCGATGGCATGGTGCGGACCTATGACGTGCTGGCGCTGCCGACCTTCTCTCGGTGGGGCGGCACCTTGGTCGGCGCTTACGTCAACGAGCGCGGCGCGCAATACAATCTCCTCGATGCGATCTTCGCGACCACCGATGATGGTGTGATCTCGCTCTCGACCATCCGCGACGCGATCGGTCAGCCATCCGATTTCCAGATCGTGCACCACAATCAGGGCGCAGCAAGGCTGCTCAAGGTGGCTCCTCAAAGCCTCCAATGGCGGCGGCTGAGTGAAGGCGATCACCTGCTCTGTTCTGAGGGCCTGGTCGCTCGGCTGCGCGAGGCGGTTGCCAAGAACGAGCGCGACCAGTTCGAAATCGACAGCGACGATCGTAGCCTGCGCTTCGCTGCAACCGTATTCGGCGACATCCTGTCGCTGACGATTTCTGATGTGACGCCGTTGAAGCGGCGCGAGGCCTCGTTTCGGCTGCTGTTCGATTCCAATCCGATGCCGATGTGGGTGTTCGATCCCGAGACGATGAGCTTTCTGAACGTCAACGACGCGGCTGTGCGGCACTACGGCTATTCCCGCGAGCAGTTCCTGAAGATGAGCGTTCGCGACCTCTGGCCGGAGGATGAGTGGGCCAGCCACACCGAGGTGCTGCAGGAGACTAGCGAGACCTGCCAATCCGAACAGCACTGGCGGCATGTGAAAGCCGACGGAAGCGAGATCTGCGTGCTCACTTTCGGACGGCGCCTCACCTTCGACGGTCGCGATGCTTATCTGGTCGCTGTCGTCGACATCACCGAACGGCGCAAGGCCGAAGCCCGCATCGCCCATATGGCCCACCATGATGGTCTGACCAATCTGGCCAACCGCGAGCTCTACCAGGAGCGCCTGAGGGACGCGTTGGAGGCAAGCCCGGCACCCGGCAGGCGCGTCGCGGTGCTGTGCATCGACCTCGATCTATTCAAGAACGTCAATGATTCGTTCGGCCATCCCATGGGCGATCGCCTGCTCAAGCAGGTGGCCGACCGGCTGCGTTCGCAGGTACGCGGCAACAACCTCGCCGCGCGGCTCGGCGGTGACGAGTTCGCCGTGATCTTTCCCCAGGCCTCGCCGAATGAGATCAGCGACTTCGCCACAGGCCTCATCAGCGTGCTGAGCGCGCCTTACAAGATCGACGGCAATGAAGTGGTGATCGGCGCCTCCGTCGGGATTGCGCTCTCGCCGGGCGATGGCGCGAGTAGCGAGGATTTGATGCGCAACGCTGACATGGCGCTCTATAAAGCCAAACAGGACGGGCGCGGCATTCACCGCTTCTTCGAGCGAGAAATGGATCACCAGGCGCAGAAGCGCAGGGAGATGGAACTCGAATTGCGTCGCGCCTTTGCCAATAGCGAGTTCGAGCTGCACTATCAGCCGCTCATCGATATAGCGAGCGACAAGATCTCAGGCTTCGAGGCGCTGCTGCGCTGGCGACATCCGGAGAAGGGTATGATCTCGCCGGCCGAGTTCATCCCCGTGGCCGAGGACCTCGGGCTGATCACCTCGATCGGCGAATGGGTGCTGCGCGAAGCCTGCAACGAGGCCGCGAAATGGCCGCGGGAGATCAAGCTTGCAGTCAACCTGTCGCCGGTCCAATTCCGCAGCCGCAATCTGGTGCAGGTGGTGGTTTCGGTGCTTGCCAATTCTGGCTTGTCGCCCAAGCGCCTTGAGCTCGAAATCACCGAAACGGTTTTTCTGGAGGAGAGCGACGCCAACCTCGCGATCCTCCATCAGCTGCGTGATCTCGGGGTGTCCATCTCCATGGACGATTTCGGCACTGGCTATTCGAGCTTGAGCTATCTGCGCAGTTTCCCGTTCGACAAGATCAAGATCGACCGCTCTTTCGTCAAGGATCTCGCGCAACGTTCTGATTGCGTGGCTATCGTGCGCGCGATCTCGGGGCTCGGGCGTAGCCTCAACATCACCACCATCGCAGAGGGCGTGGAGACGACCGACCAGCTCGACTGGCTCCGCGCCGAGGGCTGCAACGAGGTGCAGGGCTTTCTCTTTAGCGGCGCCAAGCCGGCCGCCGAGATAGAGCAGCTGTTGCTTCGTTTTGGGGCGAGGGCGTCGAGGGCGGCGTGA
- a CDS encoding S1/P1 nuclease has product MRMIAILFIALVSLTDRACAWGDEGHQIVCEIAYRLATVDTRAAIRKLVRNDQEYDTFSESCVYPDHPRKRASEHFLNLPCTAHELPPEGCPGAIPCALSAIENDSTVVGARGKPADRLIALKFLGHWVGDIHQPLHVSFADDRGGNDISVSGQCSGVLHATWDTCLVIKAVGTDVSTAVSDLIDTLTPAMKEEWVQSDPRDWANESFAITEDIKTHYCVLQSGACTKPDSTHVEIDDAYIAANTAVVRERLLKAGVRLAHLLDKLFAD; this is encoded by the coding sequence ATGCGGATGATCGCGATTTTGTTCATCGCGCTGGTCTCGCTGACAGACCGGGCCTGCGCGTGGGGAGATGAAGGACATCAGATTGTTTGCGAAATAGCCTATCGGCTGGCGACGGTCGACACTCGGGCAGCAATCCGCAAGCTGGTTCGCAACGACCAGGAATATGACACATTCAGCGAGTCGTGCGTCTACCCGGATCATCCGCGCAAGCGCGCCTCCGAGCATTTCTTAAACCTGCCGTGCACGGCGCACGAGTTACCGCCGGAAGGTTGCCCAGGGGCGATCCCGTGCGCCTTGAGCGCAATCGAAAATGACTCGACTGTCGTCGGGGCCAGGGGGAAGCCGGCAGACCGCCTGATCGCTCTGAAATTTCTCGGACATTGGGTCGGAGACATCCACCAGCCGTTGCACGTCTCGTTCGCAGACGACAGGGGCGGAAACGACATCAGTGTAAGTGGTCAATGTTCCGGCGTGTTACACGCAACCTGGGACACATGTTTGGTCATAAAGGCCGTGGGCACGGACGTATCGACGGCTGTGTCCGATCTTATCGATACGCTGACGCCAGCCATGAAGGAGGAATGGGTTCAATCCGATCCGCGCGACTGGGCCAACGAGTCTTTTGCGATCACGGAAGACATCAAGACGCACTATTGCGTTCTGCAATCGGGGGCATGCACGAAGCCCGACAGCACTCACGTCGAGATCGATGACGCCTACATCGCCGCCAATACGGCGGTGGTGCGCGAGCGTCTTCTTAAAGCTGGAGTACGGCTGGCGCATCTTCTGGACAAGCTCTTTGCCGATTAG